The Brachypodium distachyon strain Bd21 chromosome 4, Brachypodium_distachyon_v3.0, whole genome shotgun sequence nucleotide sequence TTGTCATAAATATCCTAACTGATTGATTTAATTATTGATTGGTTCACTTATCAAGAAAGAGAGAATTGACTTCTGTTGTTGACTACCAGTCGATAGACAAAATTCCATGGGGACTTTTGATCTATGATTTTACATAAATGACCATTGCACTCTGAAAGCCGAGAGGCAGTTGTTTAATGCTCAACCTACTTGCTCTTTAGACATCACGTTGTACTTCTATCCGTGTAGAAATCAAGCTAAATAACTAATGAGGTACATTTCCCTCCGAAAAAAATGAGGTGCAGTTGTGGTATGGGCtattgcaaatttgcaatgcCAGTCTGACCATGACTATTTTGTGCAGCATTATGTAACCCGTCGATCAGAATTTCAAGGGTAGCATCACACTAATTATTCCAGTTGTAAGGAATTGGCGTGGGTCCACCAGTTGATTGCAATTCCATAAAAGTACCAAATTGCACAATAAATTTTGTGGTTCAGTGATGGAGAACGACTAAATTAACCTGAAGAACAGATGTCAAACAACACAAACAACCGTAGGCAACAGGTTACAGGTGGATGTATTTAGTCGAAAGAGGCCTTTCTGATTGGTGATGCAAGCTAAACAGAGACAGTACAAAGCCCTCTTCAAGATGTGGTCTGAGACTGTTTCACCGTTTCCAATCAAATGGACACTTTCTGATAGACTGATAGCAACCTGGAGGGAGCAACAGTGCACAGTACATCGTTTGATGTCTTCGTCAGTCAAGAATTAAATTCTCCATACGTCCCATGCGCGTGCATCAAACTTAGCTAAAAACGGTTGACAACCTCCGTCAACCTTTTCAAGAGAAACAGGAAAATTTGAACACACAAGAATACATGGGTTTTTTTATGCTGGTTTAACTGTAAATATTAAATAGAAGGCAAAAATTCACCACTGCCTTGTAAAATCTGTACTGGTGATGTGTAGTGTGGATTTGGATGAAAACTTTGATAAGTTATTCACATCTAACAAACCAAAACCgagaaaagaagataaacTTACATTGAAGGATGTTGACTTGTTGGAGTTACGGACACATTACAGAGGGGGGGGCTTATAAATGGTGGGCCTGTTTATCTGGTCTGCAATTCTGATCACTGGCTAGGCCCACGAATGACAGTATTGTTCGTAGCCCGCCAAGATTACATTCTGCGACCCAACATATACAAAGGCGGGAACTGTATTCTCAAATAAGAACATGGAGAAAGCTATACCTGGGCTCCGAAAATGCAAAGTAGCAGACCCCACCTGCAATAAGAACTTCCAATTGCCAGTAATCCCTTTCAGTTGGGAGGTGCCGCTGACCCTCAGCACTGgatggacaaaaaaaatgcagggGAAGAACAGGAACAGTGGAATAGCATGTATCAAGCTATAATAAATATGTTCATAGATAATAACCATAGATAACAGGATATTCAGAGGTCACAAATGTCAAGCATAGATTGCTACAGGATATTTATAGATAACATTGACTGGCTATTTATCAAGCTATAATAAATCTGTTCTGCTCCAGATTAAACTGAGATggtccagactccagagagATGATAGATCTCTGACAAACACTTTATTTTGACACCTCTGCACTCTGCTGCCTGagttttcagttttcaccATACCAAACACATCAAAGAACTGTGAATTTGTCTTGTTCAAGATAGAACTACCCATATCACATCTAAATGAGTCAAAGCACTGTAATCATATCGCATACCAACACACAGGATCTGAATCACCCAAGTTGAAAGCTAGAATGTGATTTGCAGAACTGTTGCTCTTTCAGAGTTTAGACAAATTACATATTCAGACCCTGAAAAGTCATATAAACATCTCAAACAAAAAGTCATTTGTTTGAAAATTGCACACTGTAAGAATGGCGAGCTAACAAAATAGTTTACAAACATCTATTCTATCAGATAAAGAATGGTATCATGTAGTAGAGAAAAGTGTATTGGTTTCATACCAACTCTAAAAACTTGAAGTAACTTTATTGATACAAAAAGAAATACAACATTATCCTACAGTGAAAGCTGCATGCTTATGCAAGTACAGATACAAACATCCATTCTATCAGGTAGAGAAAACCAGTAAGCAAATGTACCTTGCCCCTTGTACATCAGAAGCAGGTTTGCATCTGAATCTGTTGAACTATCCTTTGCTAATGGGGCAGTTGGAGAGTGGAACAATCTCTCCTCTATTACTAAAAACATGATCACCAAGCAACTCAAGCGTTGCACATCACAACACTTGTCAGGCTGCTATCTGTATTTTGGTGAAAAGATCAGGTGGACATGTCATTTACCAAGAGGACTCAACCAGTCAACATCCTTTATTTAGAGAGAATCAAGCCTCAGGTTTCCCATCTTGGGAATGAAAAGAATCATTAGCAAGCCGGCATGCCATCAAAGCTTCTCCGTTAACCGAATCATGAAAGAACTCACAGCAACAACATCAAGAACAATCCATGATGACTCAAACATGTCATGGAAATAATCAGCACCAATCTCCTCAGCCGCTGACCTAAATGCATTGCCGAAGGCATTTCCCTGAACTGCCCCAAGCCTTGGCTTCCCGCATACACCGATGACCAGCACCTTCTCAGGCTCCCTTGCTAAGCAAGCACAGATTAGTGGCTTCATCCTCGCGCCCCTCTCCTTCAGTGCATCCATCAGGAAGAAGCAGAACTTGGTAAGCGCTTGTGGGTGGCAGAGCTTGCCGGTGTCCACTGGGTCATCAAGCTTCACCCACCGGAATTTCTTTGCGCTCCGTATGAATCCGGTCTTGGTAATCGCTGAGCTTCCCTGCCTCAGTATTGCCCTCTGTATCTCAATTGCAGACTGCATCCCTTTTCGCAGCTGGTCCACATTGCTCAGGGACAATGCAGAGTATGCAATCCAGAATTGCTCAGCAGCACAACAATCCTTTGAGTCCTTGGACTCAGCATTCAGGGATTCGAGCAAGGCTGTGACTCCATACACAACATCGGCAGCAGAGACCTTGGACCTGTAGCCGTGCACCCTCATGAAGCTCCGGTAGTAGAACTCAGTGAGCCCATACTCGGGCAGGAACCGGTCAAACTCATCGCGCATCTTCCGCTTGACCTCCATGCTCATGTACTGGAACCTCTTCTGGCAGTCGGCGAGCGGGAACCCCATCCTGGCCAGGagcagcttcagcttcttcagccCGTTGTCACTCCACGTCTTGAGCTTGGTGGCGACATAGGAGGAGCAGAGCATGGAGTCGAACAAGCTCCACTCCCGCAGCAGCATGAGCCTGGGCTCGTCCTCGTAGGCGATGCGGGAGGTCTCGGGCGCCCGGATCTTGGTGCCGTCCTTGAGCGTGACCACGGAGCCGACGCCGGTGGGGTCGAGGTTGCCGGACCCGTTGATGTGCTGCTCGAGCTCCATGACGGCGGCCTGGTAGCGCTCGTTGGTGATGCGCTCGTGGACGAACTGGTCGGTGAGGGAGACGCAGGCGAGCCAGAGGAGCTCGTTGGTGTTCCTGCGCAtcgcgtgggcgaggtcgtacATGAGGCACCCCGACGGCTTCCCATGGAAGGTGCCGAGCcggtagtactccctccgcaGCTTCCCGAAGAGCCGCTCCGGGTCGCCGTCCGTCTCCCCATCATCGgaaagccgccgccgcttcctcctcccgccggCCTCGGAGTCGGAATCAGAGTCCGAgccctcctcgtcctcctcgtcgaccCGGAGGTGCTCGTCGGCATCCCCGTCGGCGGTGAGGTCGGAGGCGTCAGCCAAGGAGGAGACGTCGAAATCATACGCCAGATCCGCGGTGCgctcgtcgtcggcggtgaAGAGCACGACGACGCGGTCGTTGCCCGCGGCGAGGTTGTGGAGGTGGACGGGGCGGTGGGAGTCGACGACgaaggcggtggaggcgggggGGAGGATGCCGCGGAGGTCCCGGTGCGCGCCCCAGTTGATGAGCAGCAGGCAGAGCGGCTGGGACGCGGagaaggaggcgaggagggtcgccgccgccgcggcggaggcgacgggATAGATGGAGAAGCGGACGGAGTCGGCGGAGAGGACGTGCGCCAGCGCCTTGAGCGCGCAGAGCgagtcggcgtcggcggcggacggGAGGATCAGGAGcggcgacgaggccgccgacgcggcggcggccgccgcagcccggAGCCGCGCGTAGAAGGTGTCCGCGCGGAGCTCCCGCACCATCGAGATCGAGGTTTCTCGGTGGCGGAGGGATTCGGGATTGGAGGATGgagaatgaatgaatgatcGAGATCTGGGCAATGAATTGGCCGATTGGGGGAGGATTTGAGTGCTTTGAGGAGATGCGAGGGCGGGAGGATTTGGGGAATTTGGGTTTCGGAGGGAACCCAAGCGGCTCTCGCCTTATTTTGAACTCGAATTTTCGGGGGCTTTGGGATAGGGCTCGCTTTCGCATCTTGTTTGGATGACGTGTGGGGCCTTGTTCTGGTGGGGCCCGATTGTCAATGGGGAATGCCGAAGGCCTCGTGGCGCAGGGGTTGCTTTGTTGGATGACTTGTGGGGCCCGGTTTGGGCCGCTAGGTGTAACTAGGTTCTGTCTGACCTAATTGTATGGGCTGaggtctatttttttttcgaaagcCCATCGAGCCTTCTGGGACACTTCCAGCGAAACAGGCCATCTTACTTTTACAGCTCGTCCATTCCTGATCTGTGTGCTAGCTCGGCCCTCCAAAGGAGTTTTGCTAAACTAACACTTCTGTGGTGTTACACGATGAGAAAAATTAGAGGGTGTGTCTAGTTTGAGGCTAACCTTGCCCATATAAAAaagtaaatttcaaaaaaccATTTCTCACGGAGCCACATATTTTACTAATTTGTCCAGAAAAACACACATCTTCAGGCTAATTGTCTCACGTTGCTAAAATCTGAGGATTAAACCGTTTTAACCGTTTTCTTTACATGCGGGGCCCGCTGTCAGTCGGACGCAAATATGACCCGCCTGCAGTTTCTTCCCCTGCTCTCTCTTGTTTCTCCTCTTCCCGAGCCGTTTCCTCCCACAAGGCATCGATCGCGGACCCGAAGACCCCCAGCACCGCCTCCCCCGAGGTCATCTTCCCTACTGCCGGCAAGCCCCGCCGCCCAAATCCAGCCGTTGCGGTGCTCCACCGACCCCATCGCCTGCATGGAGAGCACCACGGAGTCTCTGCGAGTCCGCCGGTCCGCTCTCCTAGTTTTCCCGCGCCCCCAATCTCCCCAGGGTCGGAGCTcgacgccggccgcctccacctcgccgtcgtTGGCCCGCTCCGGCGCCCAATTCGAccccccaccgccgccataTGTCTCCCCGTGCCGGCGCGCACGATGAAAGCAGCCTGGAGCGCCACCTCGACCCCTGGAGCTCCGCCGCGCGCTTCGTCTCCTTCGACTCCGGCAACCGTCTTCCTCGTCGGATGCACCGCGAGTCTCCCGTCATCACCGTGGCCAGGCCACCGGAGGACTGTGCGGCTTGCGAGTCTCTCGTGGCTAGGCAATCGGGGCCGCGCTGGTCAAGCTGCCTGCCGCTATGGAATGGAATAGCCAGGCTACTAGGCTAGCCAGGCAGCGCTGATTGCTCtgctctctctttccttttttcttctcaaatCTCAATTTGCATGTCCACGGCCGATGGTTTTACCaattcctttcctttttcttctccggTTCTGTTGCGTAACTTGCGTAGCTCCATGCCTCCGTCTCCTCTCCCGCTCCGCTAGGCTGCTGCCTTCGTGTCTTCCATCGCCTGTACCGGGGACGACGGTCGGGCCGGGTTAACGGGTCGGGTTGGGTTTGCGTCCGACGTGGCAACTGACAGCGGGCCCCACATGTAAGGAAAACTGTTAAAACGGTTTAATCCCCAATTTGGGCAACGTGAGACAATTAGCCcgaagaagtgtggtttttcggacaaattagcaaaatgtGTGGTCCGTTGAAAAGACTGCCTTAAGAACTGTGATtacttgaaatttactcataaAAAAGTGGATAGATAAGATATTCGtcaatgtttttttagaaacacagtacaaacgcagacgctcacacaCGCGcaccctacccctatgagcatcTCCGAGAGACCGAGCCGGCAGTTCTTGAGAAATTGACGATGTCAACGCAGGCGCCTCACTATTGACAAGCGCCGGTTAAATCCAGGTCGCCTACCACTGACAAAATAGCGCTggttaaatcctgaaataaatTTAGGTAAATGTGAGCACCCACGTCAAGTCTAGGACTTAAACCCGTGTGGTTTGGTTCCACCATAGGGAGCCACACCACCTGAGTTAGACTCAGTTCACTcatcaatgtttttttttaaagaatatTGGTCAATGTTTTGCTTGTCCACGAATTGGTCGATTTCGGTAAAAACATCGAACAGAGTTGGTAAAAATATTGGTCAATTATTGTTGTGCTCCACCACGGGAGATGAAACCAAACCAAATAATTAGGTTCTCGTGTCTGATCCTGATCTTTAATTTGTCCCCGACAAACGATGATGAAGCGATGGTTTATTTGACATCCAAACATCCTGACCCTGCCACGATATATACTTGCCTTTATCGTCGAATTAATCCGTTTCTGTTTCTTTCGAAATATGGCCGGAGGGAGCTACACACACGCTGACACGCGGACGCGTTGTAATCACCGGTAATCTCTTTTTCTAGGTCACATGTCTATTTCAAAGGGCCTCTCTATCTAGGTAGCTACTCCAACCAACTTTCATGAGCATGACCACACCaatgtgttcttttttttcttctttctgccGAGTCGTCACAGACAAACTTATCTGTCCTGCAGAACCTAACTAACACGATCGAGCTTATCCAACAGATCGAGTTAAGCCATGCAAAAGGTagtttatgcatgcatgtgtcgaTCGTGGAGTACTGCGTGTTACCATAAAATTTGCGGAGTTCGATCACGCAATTTTGAAGAAGCATGCATATACCGTCCATGCCATTTAATTTTCTCGCCATTTAATTTTAGACCTGCACAGCTGCACTGAGTGCTAAAATATGTTCATTTTCTATATCTATGTGTATTCTCCGGGTTGATTCTCTCCACACTCTTATTAGCAATAAATAGTCCGTTGTAGctgttttgtcaaaaaaaaaaaaaactcctcaGCTGTTTCTCGATGGTCTTAGAAATATAGCATAGCCAACATATATCCTGATCGAAGTCCCATCAATCAAACAGATACCTCTTGCAAGCTAGCATGCACGTGCATACGGGTTGTTTGTCCCGTGCATGCAAGCATGGCAGAAGGCGAAAGGACGCCAACCGAATTGAACGGGACGTGCacgatcatgcatgcatgcatgcatagacACGCGGAGACGGCACACCTGGCACGATttataaaagaagaaaaaggttcAACTTTGATCCAAATTTCCATGCATGCGTGCAGTGTGTGCA carries:
- the LOC100821976 gene encoding cell division control protein 45 homolog, producing MVRELRADTFYARLRAAAAAAASAASSPLLILPSAADADSLCALKALAHVLSADSVRFSIYPVASAAAAATLLASFSASQPLCLLLINWGAHRDLRGILPPASTAFVVDSHRPVHLHNLAAGNDRVVVLFTADDERTADLAYDFDVSSLADASDLTADGDADEHLRVDEEDEEGSDSDSDSEAGGRRKRRRLSDDGETDGDPERLFGKLRREYYRLGTFHGKPSGCLMYDLAHAMRRNTNELLWLACVSLTDQFVHERITNERYQAAVMELEQHINGSGNLDPTGVGSVVTLKDGTKIRAPETSRIAYEDEPRLMLLREWSLFDSMLCSSYVATKLKTWSDNGLKKLKLLLARMGFPLADCQKRFQYMSMEVKRKMRDEFDRFLPEYGLTEFYYRSFMRVHGYRSKVSAADVVYGVTALLESLNAESKDSKDCCAAEQFWIAYSALSLSNVDQLRKGMQSAIEIQRAILRQGSSAITKTGFIRSAKKFRWVKLDDPVDTGKLCHPQALTKFCFFLMDALKERGARMKPLICACLAREPEKVLVIGVCGKPRLGAVQGNAFGNAFRSAAEEIGADYFHDMFESSWIVLDVVAVSSFMIRLTEKL